One segment of Cellulomonas fulva DNA contains the following:
- a CDS encoding STAS domain-containing protein — MVDSGEIRVEAGPGTTVVRLVGEIDVALREQASLSMATALTGVDPIVVDSTDARFVDSSGIAFVMQMKRAADEAGLDLSLRDPHRVLRDVLEIIGASGLLRDADEEPAPVG; from the coding sequence GTGGTCGATTCCGGAGAGATCCGCGTCGAGGCGGGGCCCGGGACGACCGTCGTCCGGTTGGTGGGGGAGATCGACGTCGCACTGCGCGAGCAGGCGAGCCTGTCGATGGCGACGGCGCTGACAGGCGTCGACCCGATCGTGGTCGACTCCACGGACGCCCGGTTCGTCGACTCGTCCGGGATCGCGTTCGTGATGCAGATGAAGCGCGCCGCCGACGAGGCCGGGCTCGACCTGTCCCTGCGCGACCCCCACCGGGTGCTGCGCGACGTGCTCGAGATCATCGGGGCGTCCGGACTGCTGCGCGACGCGGACGAGGAGCCGGCGCCCGTCGGCTGA
- a CDS encoding glycosyltransferase family 2 protein, with the protein MTPRALPTVSVVVPALDDAPALARCLQALAGQTVAPLEVVVVDNGSSDATAAVARAAGARVVDEPRRGIPAAAAAGYDAAVGDVIGRLDADSVPAPDWVERVATTFARDPRCAAVTGTGRFVDLPAVVGPAAMTVYLGAYYVLGGLAVGGTTLWGSSMALRRGAWREVRRDVTRSDAEVHDDLDLAFALGPRRRVRLERGLRVGVSARSLRGGSQLARRFARAGRTLRRNWRRQPPWTRWRVRLSG; encoded by the coding sequence ATGACCCCACGCGCGCTGCCCACGGTGTCGGTCGTCGTGCCCGCCCTCGACGACGCGCCGGCGCTGGCCCGGTGCCTGCAGGCCCTCGCGGGGCAGACCGTCGCGCCGCTCGAGGTGGTCGTCGTCGACAACGGGTCCTCGGACGCGACCGCGGCCGTGGCGCGCGCGGCGGGCGCCCGCGTGGTCGACGAGCCGCGCCGCGGCATCCCCGCCGCGGCGGCGGCGGGCTACGACGCCGCGGTGGGCGACGTCATCGGCCGGCTCGACGCCGACTCGGTGCCGGCGCCGGACTGGGTCGAGCGCGTCGCGACGACCTTCGCACGCGACCCCCGGTGCGCCGCCGTGACCGGGACGGGCCGGTTCGTCGACCTGCCCGCCGTCGTGGGCCCGGCCGCCATGACGGTCTACCTGGGTGCGTACTACGTGCTCGGCGGCCTCGCCGTGGGCGGCACCACGCTCTGGGGCTCGTCGATGGCGCTGCGTCGCGGTGCGTGGCGCGAGGTCCGCCGGGACGTGACGCGCAGCGACGCCGAGGTCCACGACGACCTGGACCTCGCGTTCGCGCTCGGCCCGCGCCGGCGCGTCCGCCTCGAGCGCGGCCTGCGGGTCGGCGTGTCCGCCCGCTCGCTGCGCGGCGGCAGCCAGCTCGCCCGACGGTTCGCGCGCGCGGGCCGGACCCTGCGGCGCAACTGGCGGCGCCAGCCGCCCTGGACCCGGTGGCGGGTCCGGCTGTCCGGCTGA
- a CDS encoding ATP-binding cassette domain-containing protein — protein sequence MTSPTPLAFADATLVRPDGTVTLDRVTGTFGTGRTGLVGANGSGKSTLLRLAAGLLEPTSGSVLAPDDVAYLPQSVALDGSRRVADLLGVAGPLDALRAIESGDVAVHHFDAVADDWDVESRAADALRPLGLGAADLDRPADTLSGGEAVLVAVTGLRLRRAALTLLDEPTNNLDRAARAVVRELVRGWPGTLVVVSHDTALLDEMDETAELYAHRLTVHGGAYSSWRAQLEIEQAAAVQAARTAEQRVRVERRQRVEAETKLARRARVGRTMAENARAAPIVLNAWAAQAQATAGRHRRALDGKVADAREAADAAAQRVREDESVRLDVVDPGVPRGRRLAELPVLLDVAGRRGAPAEADLAGVAPVVVQGPERVALVGPNGVGKTTLLEGLVRGTGPGRLLTDRVGYLPQRSSHLDDEASALEVVRAAAPDVPDRELRNRLARLLLRGDTVHRPVGTLSGGERFRVALARLLLADPPPQLLVLDEPTNDLDLPTVDQLVEALTSYRGALLVTSHDDAFLRRLALDRVLELGPDGRLRETPRPASPRPPPGQ from the coding sequence ATGACCTCACCGACCCCTCTCGCGTTCGCCGACGCCACCCTGGTCCGCCCCGACGGCACCGTCACGCTCGACCGCGTGACCGGCACGTTCGGCACCGGCCGCACGGGCCTCGTCGGGGCCAACGGCTCCGGCAAGTCCACGCTGCTGCGGCTCGCCGCCGGGCTCCTGGAGCCCACGTCGGGCAGCGTCCTCGCGCCGGACGACGTCGCCTACCTCCCCCAGTCCGTCGCCCTCGACGGCTCCCGGCGCGTGGCCGACCTGCTCGGTGTCGCCGGTCCGCTCGACGCGCTGCGTGCGATCGAGTCGGGCGACGTCGCGGTGCACCACTTCGACGCGGTCGCCGACGACTGGGACGTCGAGTCCCGCGCCGCCGACGCGCTGCGCCCGCTCGGGCTGGGTGCGGCCGACCTCGATCGCCCCGCGGACACGCTCTCCGGCGGCGAGGCCGTCCTGGTCGCCGTGACCGGGCTGCGGCTGCGCCGCGCCGCGCTGACCCTCCTCGACGAGCCGACCAACAACCTCGACCGCGCCGCGCGCGCGGTCGTGCGCGAGCTGGTCCGCGGGTGGCCGGGCACGCTCGTCGTCGTCTCGCACGACACCGCGCTGCTCGACGAGATGGACGAGACCGCCGAGCTGTACGCGCACCGGCTGACGGTGCACGGCGGGGCGTACTCCTCGTGGCGCGCGCAGCTGGAGATCGAGCAGGCGGCCGCCGTCCAGGCGGCGCGCACGGCCGAGCAGCGGGTGCGGGTCGAGCGGCGGCAGCGCGTCGAGGCCGAGACCAAGCTCGCGCGGCGTGCCCGCGTCGGCCGGACCATGGCGGAGAACGCCCGGGCCGCCCCGATCGTGCTGAACGCCTGGGCCGCGCAGGCGCAGGCCACCGCCGGCCGGCACCGGCGCGCGCTCGACGGCAAGGTCGCGGACGCCCGTGAGGCCGCGGACGCCGCGGCGCAGCGCGTGCGGGAGGACGAGTCCGTCCGCCTGGACGTGGTCGACCCCGGGGTCCCGCGCGGCCGACGCCTCGCGGAGCTGCCGGTGCTCCTCGACGTCGCGGGGCGACGGGGCGCGCCGGCCGAGGCCGACCTCGCGGGTGTCGCGCCCGTCGTCGTCCAGGGACCGGAGCGCGTGGCGCTCGTCGGCCCGAACGGCGTGGGCAAGACCACGCTGCTGGAGGGCCTCGTCCGCGGCACGGGGCCGGGGCGCCTGCTGACGGACCGCGTCGGGTACCTGCCGCAGCGCTCGTCGCACCTGGACGACGAGGCGAGCGCGCTGGAGGTGGTGCGGGCGGCCGCCCCGGACGTGCCGGACCGCGAGCTGCGCAACCGGCTCGCCCGGCTGCTGCTGCGCGGGGACACCGTCCACCGGCCCGTCGGGACGTTGTCGGGTGGTGAGCGGTTCCGCGTCGCGCTGGCCCGCCTGCTGCTCGCCGACCCGCCGCCGCAGCTCCTGGTCCTCGACGAGCCGACGAACGACCTCGACCTGCCGACGGTCGACCAGCTGGTCGAGGCGCTCACGTCCTACCGCGGGGCGCTCCTGGTGACCAGCCACGACGACGCATTCCTACGCCGCCTGGCCCTCGACCGCGTCCTCGAGCTCGGCCCCGACGGCCGACTCCGGGAGACCCCCCGCCCCGCTAGCCCCCGACCACCGCCGGGACAGTGA
- a CDS encoding amino acid permease, whose protein sequence is MSMLRTKSIEQSLADADEPEYQLKRTLSALDLVVFGVGVVIGAGIFTLTGRAAHDVAGPAIVLSFVIAAVCCGLAAMCYAEFASSVPVSGSAYTFSYASLGELLAWIIGWDLILEMFLGASVVAQGWSAYLGSLAENLGWSIPESIGYGGVVDVPAVLLVLVLGGLMTLGIKESMRVNLVLVGLKLFIVLFVIFAGIGFISSANYSPFIPPAQEPAAASGLTQPLVQALLGFEPTTFGVGGIVAGAALVFFAYIGFDVVATTAEETRNPKRDLPIGIIGSLVICTVLYCAVAVVVTGMVPYDELDPEAALANAFAVHGAEGMATIISAGAVAGLTTVVLTLMIGASRVMFAMSRDHLLPAGLAKVHPRFRTPWVITAIVTGITALVAGLTPVGVLEQMVNIGTLSAFVMVSIGVIVLRRTRPDLPRAFRVPWVPVLPILSALICLYLMLNLSVETWLRFLVWLAIGFAIYFFYSRSHSRLAGTDRHARVQPPT, encoded by the coding sequence ATGAGCATGCTGCGCACGAAGTCGATCGAGCAGTCCCTGGCGGACGCCGACGAGCCGGAGTACCAGCTCAAGCGGACCCTGTCGGCGCTCGACCTGGTGGTCTTCGGGGTCGGCGTGGTGATCGGCGCCGGCATCTTCACGCTGACCGGACGGGCGGCGCACGACGTCGCCGGGCCGGCCATCGTGCTGTCCTTCGTCATCGCCGCCGTCTGCTGCGGGCTCGCGGCCATGTGCTACGCCGAGTTCGCCTCGAGCGTGCCGGTCTCGGGCTCGGCCTACACCTTCAGCTACGCGTCGCTGGGGGAGCTGCTGGCCTGGATCATCGGCTGGGACCTCATCCTCGAGATGTTCCTGGGCGCGAGCGTCGTGGCGCAGGGGTGGAGCGCGTACCTGGGCTCGCTCGCCGAGAACCTGGGCTGGTCGATCCCCGAGTCGATCGGCTACGGCGGCGTCGTGGACGTGCCGGCCGTGCTGCTGGTCCTGGTGCTGGGCGGCCTCATGACCCTCGGCATCAAGGAGTCGATGCGGGTCAACCTGGTGCTGGTCGGGCTCAAGCTGTTCATCGTGCTGTTCGTGATCTTCGCCGGGATCGGCTTCATCTCCTCCGCGAACTACAGCCCGTTCATCCCGCCTGCCCAGGAGCCGGCGGCCGCCAGCGGGCTCACGCAGCCGCTGGTCCAGGCGCTGCTCGGGTTCGAGCCCACCACGTTCGGCGTCGGCGGGATCGTCGCCGGCGCCGCGCTCGTCTTCTTCGCGTACATCGGGTTCGACGTCGTCGCGACGACCGCGGAGGAGACCCGGAACCCGAAGCGCGACCTGCCGATCGGGATCATCGGCTCGCTCGTCATCTGCACGGTGCTGTACTGCGCCGTCGCGGTCGTCGTGACGGGCATGGTCCCGTACGACGAGCTCGACCCCGAGGCGGCGCTCGCCAACGCCTTCGCGGTGCACGGGGCGGAGGGCATGGCGACGATCATCTCGGCCGGCGCCGTCGCGGGCCTGACGACGGTGGTGCTCACGCTCATGATCGGCGCGTCCCGGGTGATGTTCGCCATGAGCCGGGACCACCTGCTGCCCGCCGGTCTGGCCAAGGTGCACCCGCGGTTCCGCACCCCGTGGGTCATCACGGCGATCGTCACGGGGATCACCGCGCTGGTCGCCGGCCTGACACCCGTCGGCGTGCTGGAGCAGATGGTCAACATCGGCACGCTGTCCGCGTTCGTCATGGTCAGCATCGGCGTGATCGTGCTGCGCCGGACCCGGCCGGACCTCCCGCGTGCGTTCCGGGTGCCGTGGGTGCCGGTCCTGCCGATCCTGTCCGCCCTGATCTGCCTCTACCTCATGCTGAACCTCTCGGTCGAGACCTGGCTGCGGTTCCTGGTGTGGCTCGCGATCGGGTTCGCGATCTACTTCTTCTACTCGCGCAGCCACTCGCGCCTGGCGGGCACCGACCGTCACGCCCGGGTACAGCCCCCGACCTGA
- the poxB gene encoding ubiquinone-dependent pyruvate dehydrogenase yields the protein MTTVAENIVATLAASGVRRVYGIPGDSLNGFTDALRGSGIEWVHVRHEEAAAFAASAEAAVTGELAVCVGSCGPGNLHLINGLYDAQRSGVPVLAIAAQIPTSEIGSGYFQETHPTELFRECSVYVEYAAQAVQMPRVLRTAMQAAVELRGVGVLVIPGDVALADAADETVTGVRAARPRVLPSDDELARLAAVLDDAERVTILAGAGAAGAQPELLQLADALGAPIVHTLRSKQDVEPDNPYDVGMTGLLGFASGYKAMAACDTLLMLGTDFPYRAFLPDEARIVQVDLRGERLGRRVPLDLGIVGDVRETLVGLLPLLTRKEDRRHLDDALAHYAKTRDRLDDLATPRKGDKPLHPQYVARLVDELAADDAVFVPDVGSPVIWAARYLRMNGRRRLIGSFIHGSMANAVPHATGVQAAFPQRQVVALSGDGGVAMLLGELLTLTQNRLPVKVVVFNNASLNFVELEMKAAGFVTTATGLDNPSLAAIAEAAGLRAFRVERSDELRPALQEAFALDGPALVDVVTERQELTIPPSIELEQAKGFALYALRTLLSGRGDELLDLTRANLRQVL from the coding sequence ATGACCACCGTCGCCGAGAACATCGTCGCCACGCTCGCCGCCTCCGGGGTCCGGCGGGTCTACGGCATCCCCGGCGACTCGCTCAACGGCTTCACGGACGCGCTGCGCGGCTCCGGCATCGAGTGGGTGCACGTCCGGCACGAGGAGGCGGCGGCGTTCGCCGCGAGCGCCGAGGCCGCGGTCACCGGCGAGCTCGCGGTGTGCGTCGGCTCGTGCGGCCCGGGCAACCTCCACCTGATCAACGGGCTGTACGACGCGCAGCGCTCGGGCGTCCCCGTCCTCGCGATCGCGGCGCAGATCCCGACCTCCGAGATCGGCTCGGGCTACTTCCAGGAGACCCACCCGACCGAGCTGTTCCGTGAGTGCTCGGTCTACGTCGAGTACGCCGCTCAGGCCGTGCAGATGCCGCGCGTGCTGCGCACCGCGATGCAGGCCGCGGTGGAGCTCCGCGGCGTCGGCGTGCTGGTCATCCCCGGGGACGTCGCGCTCGCCGACGCGGCGGACGAGACCGTGACCGGCGTGCGCGCCGCGCGCCCGCGGGTGCTCCCGTCCGACGACGAGCTCGCGCGGCTGGCCGCCGTCCTGGACGACGCGGAGCGCGTGACCATCCTGGCCGGCGCGGGGGCGGCGGGCGCCCAGCCCGAGCTCCTGCAGCTCGCCGACGCCCTCGGCGCGCCGATCGTCCACACGCTGCGCTCCAAGCAGGACGTCGAGCCGGACAACCCGTACGACGTGGGCATGACGGGGCTGCTCGGGTTCGCCTCGGGGTACAAGGCCATGGCCGCGTGCGACACGCTGCTCATGCTCGGCACCGACTTCCCGTACCGGGCGTTCCTCCCGGACGAGGCGCGGATCGTCCAGGTCGACCTGCGCGGCGAGCGGCTGGGCCGTCGCGTGCCGCTGGACCTCGGGATCGTCGGGGACGTGCGCGAGACGCTCGTCGGGCTGCTCCCCCTGCTGACCCGCAAGGAGGACCGCCGCCACCTCGACGATGCGCTCGCGCACTACGCGAAGACGCGGGACCGGCTCGACGACCTCGCGACGCCGCGCAAGGGCGACAAGCCGCTGCACCCGCAGTACGTCGCGCGGCTGGTCGACGAGCTCGCGGCCGACGACGCGGTGTTCGTGCCCGACGTGGGCTCCCCCGTCATCTGGGCGGCGCGCTACCTGCGCATGAACGGCCGGCGCCGGCTCATCGGCTCGTTCATCCACGGCTCGATGGCCAACGCGGTCCCGCACGCCACGGGCGTGCAGGCGGCGTTCCCGCAGCGTCAGGTGGTCGCGCTGTCCGGCGACGGCGGGGTCGCGATGCTGCTCGGCGAGCTGCTGACGCTCACCCAGAACCGGCTGCCCGTGAAGGTCGTCGTGTTCAACAACGCCTCCCTCAACTTCGTCGAGCTCGAGATGAAGGCGGCGGGCTTCGTGACCACCGCGACCGGGCTGGACAACCCGTCCCTCGCGGCGATCGCGGAGGCCGCCGGGCTGCGGGCGTTCCGCGTCGAGCGGTCCGACGAGCTGCGGCCCGCCCTGCAGGAGGCGTTCGCGCTGGACGGGCCGGCGCTCGTCGACGTCGTGACCGAGCGGCAGGAGCTGACCATCCCGCCGTCCATCGAGCTCGAGCAGGCCAAGGGCTTCGCCCTCTACGCGCTGCGCACGCTGCTGTCCGGCCGCGGCGACGAGCTGCTCGACCTCACGCGGGCGAACCTCCGTCAGGTGCTCTGA
- a CDS encoding SRPBCC family protein, which yields MITVVREVRSSPDAVLAILADGWTYAAWVVGASRIREVDAAWPAPRARIGHSVGLWPAVLDDETVVERWVPDRGIELLARAWPAGEARIRIEVAPRGDGCVVRMEEDAVSGPGRWIPRPLRAAALTTRNRETLARLALLAERRSSS from the coding sequence ATGATCACGGTGGTCCGCGAGGTCCGGAGCTCCCCGGACGCCGTCCTGGCGATCCTGGCCGACGGGTGGACGTACGCGGCCTGGGTGGTCGGCGCGTCACGCATCCGCGAGGTCGACGCGGCGTGGCCCGCGCCGCGCGCCCGGATCGGCCACTCCGTGGGGCTGTGGCCCGCGGTCCTGGACGACGAGACCGTCGTGGAGCGGTGGGTTCCCGACCGCGGCATCGAGCTGCTGGCACGCGCCTGGCCGGCGGGGGAGGCACGGATCCGGATCGAGGTGGCGCCCCGGGGCGACGGGTGCGTGGTGCGGATGGAGGAGGACGCCGTCAGCGGGCCGGGGCGCTGGATCCCGCGCCCTCTGCGCGCGGCGGCGCTGACGACACGGAACCGGGAGACCCTCGCCCGTCTGGCGCTGCTCGCCGAGCGCCGCTCGAGCTCGTAG
- a CDS encoding putative leader peptide, which yields MSTTLTERRAVDLHRVASALCRATSGC from the coding sequence GTGAGCACGACCCTGACCGAGCGCCGCGCCGTCGACCTGCACCGGGTCGCCAGCGCGCTCTGTCGCGCCACGTCCGGCTGCTGA
- a CDS encoding NAD(P)/FAD-dependent oxidoreductase — MSGRPHDVVIVGSGFGGLFTARALRDAPVRVTVISGTNHHLFQPLLYQVATGVLSSGEVAPATRDVLRRQRNARVLLGVVEDVDLEAQEVVHRSPVGETRTHYDSLVVAAGAGQSYFGHDEFADHAPGLKSLDDALEVRGRIYGAFELAELERDEAAVDRLLTFVVIGAGPTGVEMAGQVAELAHRVLPGQFRSIDPRRARVLLVDPVPHVLPGYPERLSAAATEQLEDMGVEIWTGWKVVDVDDEAVTVEGTDGEQQRIPSSSKVWAAGVQGAPLGRVLAERAGSEVDRAGRVKVTPSCTLPGYPNVYVIGDLMSLDDLPGVAQVAMQSGEHAADQIRRHVAGEPHGEPFVYHDKGSMATVSRFFAVAKVGRIEVAGLPAWALWLGVHLFYLVGFKNRLTTLLHWAVSFVGRGRAERAATWQQVIARNALRREGEVALGSRTDD, encoded by the coding sequence ATGTCTGGTCGACCGCACGACGTGGTGATCGTCGGGTCCGGGTTCGGCGGGTTGTTCACGGCGCGGGCGCTGCGCGACGCGCCGGTGCGCGTCACCGTCATCAGCGGGACCAACCACCACCTGTTCCAGCCGCTGCTCTACCAGGTCGCCACGGGCGTCCTCTCGTCGGGCGAGGTCGCCCCCGCGACCCGCGACGTGCTGCGACGCCAGCGCAACGCGCGCGTGCTGCTGGGCGTGGTCGAGGACGTCGACCTCGAGGCGCAGGAGGTGGTCCACCGCTCCCCGGTGGGTGAGACGCGGACGCACTACGACTCGCTCGTCGTGGCCGCCGGTGCCGGCCAGTCGTACTTCGGGCACGACGAGTTCGCGGACCACGCGCCCGGGCTCAAGAGCCTGGACGACGCGCTCGAGGTCCGCGGGCGCATCTACGGCGCCTTCGAGCTCGCCGAGCTCGAGCGGGACGAGGCCGCGGTGGACCGGCTGCTCACGTTCGTCGTGATCGGCGCGGGCCCCACGGGCGTCGAGATGGCGGGGCAGGTCGCCGAGCTCGCGCACCGGGTGCTGCCCGGCCAGTTCCGGAGCATCGACCCGCGACGCGCCCGCGTGCTCCTGGTCGACCCGGTGCCGCACGTCCTGCCCGGGTACCCCGAGCGGCTCAGCGCGGCCGCCACCGAGCAGCTCGAGGACATGGGCGTCGAGATCTGGACGGGCTGGAAGGTCGTCGACGTCGACGACGAGGCGGTCACGGTCGAGGGCACGGACGGCGAGCAGCAGCGCATCCCCTCGTCGAGCAAGGTCTGGGCGGCCGGGGTGCAGGGCGCACCGCTCGGGCGCGTGCTCGCCGAGCGGGCGGGGTCCGAGGTGGACCGGGCGGGCCGGGTCAAGGTCACCCCGTCGTGCACGCTGCCGGGCTACCCGAACGTCTACGTCATCGGCGACCTGATGAGCCTGGACGACCTGCCGGGCGTCGCGCAGGTCGCGATGCAGAGCGGCGAGCACGCGGCCGACCAGATCCGCCGGCACGTCGCCGGCGAGCCGCACGGGGAGCCCTTCGTCTACCACGACAAGGGCAGCATGGCGACGGTGTCGAGGTTCTTCGCGGTCGCGAAGGTCGGGCGCATCGAGGTCGCCGGGCTGCCGGCGTGGGCGCTGTGGCTCGGCGTGCACCTGTTCTACCTCGTCGGGTTCAAGAACCGGTTGACGACGCTGCTGCACTGGGCGGTCTCGTTCGTCGGGCGCGGCCGGGCCGAGCGCGCTGCGACCTGGCAGCAGGTGATCGCCCGCAACGCGCTCCGCCGCGAGGGCGAGGTCGCGCTCGGGTCACGCACCGACGACTAG
- a CDS encoding MATE family efflux transporter: MAKVLTAGRPWRVILLFAIPLLVGNVVQQLYQVADAFIVGRTLGVDALAAVGSTGSLLFLLIGFAWGMTSGFAIPTAQAFGAGDAAGVRRSVATGAVLTAVASVVITTIAVAFTGPALELLQTPAELVPEAHTFAVVSFAGAVTTMFFNFLASIIRAIGDSRTPLVFLAVSCVLNVALVVLLVSGLGTGVGGAAFATVVSQGVSVALCLWFVRRRVPALHVRRADFRITRDDLARHLRLGLPMGFQASIIAIGALAVQLRLNELGADAVAAYTTAARVDGLAVALLASLGLAVSTFVAQNLGGGRPDRIRRGVVQGVWMSVAGSVALGAVLIAGGARIVELFVGPGEQQVVDMAAQFLTVNGALYSVLGVLFVLRGALQGLGNAAVPTVSGIVELVMRVAAAFVLGAAFGYAGVVWGNPLAWIGAVLVLVPAYVRAHRALGRATTSAPDRARAADELPGFESPVVEGPVEGSLVAEAVVPHPRGPGVDEHDEHHEHDETSAARPQLVGR, translated from the coding sequence ATGGCCAAGGTCCTCACGGCCGGCCGCCCCTGGCGCGTCATCCTCCTGTTCGCGATCCCGCTGCTCGTCGGCAACGTCGTCCAGCAGCTCTACCAGGTCGCGGACGCCTTCATCGTCGGCCGCACCCTCGGCGTCGACGCGCTCGCGGCCGTCGGCTCGACCGGGAGCCTGCTCTTCCTGCTCATCGGCTTCGCCTGGGGCATGACCTCGGGCTTCGCGATCCCGACGGCGCAGGCGTTCGGCGCGGGCGACGCGGCGGGGGTCCGCCGGTCCGTGGCCACGGGCGCGGTGCTGACGGCCGTCGCCAGCGTCGTGATCACGACGATCGCCGTCGCCTTCACCGGCCCCGCGCTCGAGCTGCTGCAGACGCCGGCGGAGCTGGTGCCGGAGGCGCACACCTTCGCCGTCGTGAGCTTCGCGGGCGCGGTCACCACGATGTTCTTCAACTTCCTCGCGTCGATCATCCGGGCCATCGGCGACTCGCGGACGCCCCTCGTCTTCCTCGCCGTGAGCTGCGTGCTGAACGTCGCGCTCGTCGTGCTGCTCGTCAGCGGGCTGGGCACGGGCGTGGGCGGTGCCGCGTTCGCGACCGTCGTCTCCCAGGGCGTCTCGGTCGCGCTGTGCCTGTGGTTCGTGCGCCGGCGGGTGCCCGCGCTGCACGTCCGCCGCGCCGACTTCCGGATCACGCGCGACGACCTGGCGCGTCACCTGCGCCTCGGCCTGCCGATGGGGTTCCAGGCGTCGATCATCGCCATCGGGGCGCTCGCCGTGCAGCTGCGGCTCAACGAGCTCGGTGCCGACGCGGTCGCGGCGTACACCACGGCCGCGCGCGTGGACGGGCTCGCGGTCGCGCTGCTCGCCTCGCTCGGGCTCGCGGTGTCGACCTTCGTCGCGCAGAACCTGGGCGGCGGTCGGCCGGACCGCATCAGGCGGGGCGTCGTGCAGGGCGTGTGGATGTCGGTCGCGGGCTCGGTCGCGCTCGGCGCGGTCCTCATCGCGGGCGGCGCCCGCATCGTCGAGCTCTTCGTCGGGCCGGGGGAGCAGCAGGTGGTCGACATGGCCGCGCAGTTCCTTACCGTGAACGGCGCGCTGTACAGCGTCCTCGGCGTGCTCTTCGTGCTCCGCGGCGCGCTGCAGGGCCTCGGCAACGCCGCGGTCCCGACCGTCTCGGGGATCGTCGAGCTCGTCATGCGGGTCGCCGCGGCCTTCGTGCTCGGCGCGGCCTTCGGCTACGCCGGCGTGGTGTGGGGCAACCCGCTCGCGTGGATCGGTGCCGTGCTGGTCCTGGTTCCCGCGTACGTGCGCGCCCACCGTGCGCTCGGCCGGGCGACGACGAGCGCCCCCGACCGCGCACGCGCCGCCGACGAGCTGCCCGGCTTCGAGTCGCCGGTCGTCGAGGGACCGGTCGAGGGCTCGCTCGTCGCCGAGGCCGTGGTCCCGCACCCGCGCGGGCCCGGCGTCGACGAGCACGACGAGCACCACGAGCACGACGAGACCAGCGCCGCCCGACCTCAGCTCGTCGGCCGCTGA
- a CDS encoding dicarboxylate/amino acid:cation symporter, with product MTDTSTKPARRLRFPSFTVQVLLGLGLGILLGWVALQMGPAADGEANWLTTTLDTIGSSFVTLLKAIVPPLVFLAIVASIANLRNVTNAARLAWQTILWFAITAAISVSVGIGLGLLLKPGSSASLDPAQGEAPPGSGSWLDFLNGLIPGNALGLGASTQLQDDGSAETSISFNVLQIVVVALVVGIAALKTGRSAEPFLAFNRSALAVVQKVLWWIIRLAPLGTLGLIGKAVATYGWDLLEPLSTYALAIYLGLAIVLFVVYPVILRTNGLRVLSYFRGAWPAIQLAFVSRSSIGTLPVTQRVVERNLGVPSGYASFAVPLAATTKMDGCASIYPAISAIFVAQIFGIDLSLGDYLLIAFVSVVGSAATAGLTGAVVMLTLTLSTLGLPLAGVGLLLAIDPILDMGRTAVNVAGQALVPTVVAKREGILDLERYASASAEDLFSDEPEIDAAAVDAAADGGSRDGVREPVTVG from the coding sequence GTGACCGACACGTCCACGAAGCCCGCCCGCCGGCTGCGCTTCCCCTCCTTCACCGTCCAGGTCCTGCTGGGCCTCGGCCTGGGCATCCTGCTCGGCTGGGTCGCCCTGCAGATGGGCCCCGCCGCGGACGGCGAGGCCAACTGGCTGACCACGACGCTCGACACGATCGGCTCGTCGTTCGTCACCCTGCTCAAGGCGATCGTGCCGCCGCTCGTGTTCCTCGCGATCGTCGCGTCGATCGCGAACCTCCGGAACGTCACCAACGCCGCGCGCCTCGCGTGGCAGACGATCCTGTGGTTCGCCATCACCGCGGCGATCTCGGTGAGCGTGGGCATCGGCCTGGGCCTGCTGCTCAAGCCGGGCTCGTCGGCCTCGCTCGACCCGGCGCAGGGCGAGGCGCCCCCCGGGTCCGGCTCGTGGCTCGACTTCCTCAACGGCCTGATCCCCGGCAACGCACTCGGCCTGGGTGCGTCGACGCAGCTGCAGGACGACGGCAGCGCCGAGACCTCGATCTCCTTCAACGTGCTACAGATCGTTGTCGTCGCGCTCGTCGTCGGCATCGCGGCCCTCAAGACCGGCCGCTCGGCCGAGCCGTTCCTGGCGTTCAACCGCTCGGCGCTCGCCGTGGTCCAGAAGGTGCTGTGGTGGATCATCCGCCTGGCGCCGCTCGGCACGCTGGGCCTCATCGGCAAGGCCGTCGCGACCTACGGCTGGGACCTGCTCGAGCCGCTGAGCACCTACGCGCTGGCGATCTACCTGGGCCTCGCGATCGTCCTGTTCGTCGTCTACCCCGTGATCCTGCGGACCAACGGCCTGCGCGTGCTGAGCTACTTCCGTGGCGCGTGGCCCGCGATCCAGCTCGCGTTCGTGTCGCGCTCGTCCATCGGCACGCTGCCCGTCACGCAGCGGGTCGTGGAGCGCAACCTCGGCGTGCCGTCCGGGTACGCCTCGTTCGCCGTGCCGCTGGCCGCGACGACGAAGATGGACGGCTGCGCCTCGATCTACCCGGCGATCTCCGCGATCTTCGTGGCTCAGATCTTCGGCATCGACCTGTCGCTCGGCGACTACCTGCTGATCGCGTTCGTGTCGGTCGTCGGCTCGGCGGCGACCGCCGGGCTCACCGGCGCCGTGGTCATGCTGACCCTGACGCTGTCCACGCTCGGCCTCCCGCTCGCGGGGGTCGGCCTGCTCCTCGCGATCGACCCGATCCTCGACATGGGCCGCACGGCCGTGAACGTCGCGGGCCAGGCCCTGGTGCCGACCGTCGTGGCCAAGCGCGAGGGGATCCTCGACCTCGAGCGCTATGCGTCCGCGTCGGCCGAGGACCTGTTCTCGGACGAGCCGGAGATCGACGCCGCGGCGGTCGACGCAGCGGCGGACGGGGGGTCGCGCGACGGCGTGCGCGAGCCGGTCACCGTCGGCTGA